A genomic window from Pseudokineococcus lusitanus includes:
- the acs gene encoding acetate--CoA ligase, with the protein MARSRGPAPAARPAPAPTRAPPGRAREEGHAVPDEATTQETYPPPPDLARDAVAQPELYARADADRLAFWADQARTLLDWETDFTQTLDWDRAPFARWFVGGRLNVAHNCVDRHVEAGNGDRVAIHWEGEPGDRRTITYADLARDVRRCANALEGLGVKAGDRVALYLPMIPEAVVAMLACARIGAPHSVVFGGFSADALRNRVDDAEAVVVVTADGGYRRGAAAPLKASVDEALGDPARGGRSVRSVLVVRRTGQDVAWTEGRDVWWHDVVDGASEEHEAQAFDAEHPLYILYTSGTTGKPKGILHTSGGYLTGAAYTHRNVFDVRPETDVYWCAADIGWVTGHSYIVYGPLANGVTQVMYEGTPDTPTRERWWEVVERYGVTLLYTAPTTVRTFMKWGADLLSGHDLSSLRLLGSVGEPINPEAWGWYRRHVGSDRTPVVDTWWQTETGSIMISPLPGITTTKPGSAQRPLPGISAAVLDDTGAPVADGQAGYLVLTEPWPSMLRGIWGDDDRYVETYWSRFPGRYFAGDGARLDEDGDVWLLGRVDDVMNVSGHRLSTAEIESALVSHPSVAEAAVVGAADDTTGQAVCAFVILRADAARAVSGEGDEADAAALVKELRDHVAREISPIAKPRQVLVVAELPKTRSGKIMRRLLRDVAEGREAGDVTTLADSSVMGTIRAGLQGPAADG; encoded by the coding sequence ATGGCGCGGTCCCGGGGCCCCGCCCCGGCCGCCCGACCCGCACCAGCACCGACCCGCGCCCCGCCCGGGCGCGCCCGCGAGGAAGGACACGCCGTGCCCGACGAGGCCACCACGCAGGAGACCTACCCGCCGCCGCCGGACCTGGCGCGCGACGCCGTCGCGCAGCCCGAGCTCTACGCGCGGGCGGACGCCGACCGGCTGGCCTTCTGGGCCGACCAGGCCCGCACGCTGCTGGACTGGGAGACCGACTTCACGCAGACGCTCGACTGGGACCGGGCGCCCTTCGCCCGCTGGTTCGTCGGCGGCCGGCTCAACGTCGCGCACAACTGCGTCGACCGGCACGTCGAGGCCGGGAACGGCGACCGCGTGGCGATCCACTGGGAGGGCGAGCCCGGCGACCGCCGCACCATCACCTACGCCGACCTCGCCCGCGACGTCCGGCGCTGCGCCAACGCGCTCGAGGGCCTCGGCGTGAAGGCCGGCGACCGCGTCGCCCTCTACCTGCCGATGATCCCCGAGGCCGTCGTCGCGATGCTCGCGTGCGCCCGCATCGGCGCCCCGCACAGCGTCGTCTTCGGCGGCTTCAGCGCCGACGCGCTGCGCAACCGCGTCGACGACGCCGAGGCGGTCGTCGTCGTCACCGCCGACGGCGGGTACCGCCGCGGCGCCGCGGCCCCGCTCAAGGCCAGCGTCGACGAGGCGCTCGGCGACCCGGCGCGCGGGGGCCGCTCCGTGCGGTCGGTCCTCGTCGTCCGCCGCACCGGCCAGGACGTCGCGTGGACCGAGGGCCGCGACGTGTGGTGGCACGACGTCGTCGACGGCGCGAGCGAGGAGCACGAGGCGCAGGCCTTCGACGCCGAGCACCCGCTCTACATCCTCTACACGTCCGGCACGACGGGGAAGCCGAAGGGCATCCTCCACACGAGCGGCGGGTACCTCACGGGCGCGGCGTACACCCACCGCAACGTCTTCGACGTCCGGCCCGAGACCGACGTGTACTGGTGCGCCGCCGACATCGGCTGGGTCACCGGCCACAGCTACATCGTCTACGGGCCGCTCGCCAACGGCGTCACGCAGGTCATGTACGAGGGCACCCCGGACACGCCCACGCGCGAGCGGTGGTGGGAGGTCGTCGAGCGGTACGGCGTCACGCTGCTCTACACGGCGCCGACGACGGTCCGGACCTTCATGAAGTGGGGCGCGGACCTGCTCTCGGGCCACGACCTCTCGTCGCTGCGCCTCCTCGGCAGCGTCGGCGAGCCGATCAACCCCGAGGCGTGGGGCTGGTACCGCCGCCACGTCGGGTCGGACCGCACGCCCGTCGTCGACACGTGGTGGCAGACCGAGACCGGCTCGATCATGATCTCGCCGCTGCCGGGGATCACGACGACGAAGCCCGGCTCGGCCCAGCGCCCGCTGCCGGGCATCAGCGCGGCCGTGCTCGACGACACGGGCGCCCCGGTGGCCGACGGCCAGGCCGGCTACCTCGTCCTCACCGAGCCGTGGCCCTCGATGCTCCGCGGGATCTGGGGCGACGACGACCGCTACGTCGAGACGTACTGGTCCCGCTTCCCCGGCAGGTACTTCGCCGGCGACGGCGCCCGGCTCGACGAGGACGGCGACGTCTGGCTGCTCGGCCGGGTCGACGACGTCATGAACGTCTCGGGGCACCGGCTGTCGACCGCCGAGATCGAGTCGGCGCTCGTCAGCCACCCGAGCGTCGCGGAGGCGGCCGTCGTCGGCGCCGCCGACGACACGACGGGCCAGGCGGTCTGCGCCTTCGTCATCCTCCGCGCCGACGCCGCCCGCGCGGTGAGCGGCGAGGGCGACGAGGCGGACGCCGCCGCGCTCGTCAAGGAGCTGCGCGACCACGTGGCCCGCGAGATCAGCCCCATCGCCAAGCCGCGCCAGGTCCTCGTCGTCGCCGAGCTGCCGAAGACGCGGTCGGGGAAGATCATGCGCCGCCTGCTCCGCGACGTCGCCGAGGGCCGCGAGGCGGGCGACGTGACGACGCTGGCCGACAGCTCCGTCATGGGCACCATCCGCGCCGGGCTGCAGGGCCCGGCCGCCGACGGCTGA
- a CDS encoding phage holin family protein, protein MAHLASQSQNRPQTGSTRPAAPAAPAQERSVGQLVVAVKRDLLALVKSEVALAKAEIAGEAKTAGIGAGMFAGAALFGFLALVFLLVAGSLALALVLPTWAAFLVVGGVLLLLAGLLALVGKSRVSKVGTPERTVRTAQGSIAALKGQR, encoded by the coding sequence GTGGCCCACCTCGCATCCCAGAGCCAGAACCGCCCGCAGACCGGGTCGACCCGCCCGGCCGCCCCCGCGGCGCCGGCGCAGGAGCGCTCCGTGGGGCAGCTCGTCGTCGCGGTCAAGCGCGACCTGCTCGCGCTGGTCAAGAGCGAGGTCGCCCTCGCCAAGGCGGAGATCGCGGGCGAGGCGAAGACCGCCGGCATCGGCGCGGGGATGTTCGCCGGGGCGGCCCTCTTCGGCTTCCTCGCCCTCGTCTTCCTCCTCGTCGCCGGCTCGCTCGCCCTCGCGCTGGTCCTGCCGACGTGGGCGGCGTTCCTCGTCGTCGGCGGCGTGCTCCTCCTGCTCGCCGGGCTGCTGGCGCTCGTCGGCAAGAGCCGCGTCTCCAAGGTCGGCACGCCCGAGCGCACCGTCCGCACCGCCCAGGGCAGCATCGCCGCCCTCAAGGGCCAGCGCTGA
- a CDS encoding alpha/beta fold hydrolase: MVLLHGFPQHWWAWRHQITALADAGHRVAAMDLRGSGASDKTPRGYDTTTLAADVGGVVRALGASRAVVVGQGLGGQVAWAMPALEPATTVAVGVLSAAPPTAAPLAALAPRHVVSHRHTVGLQLPLVAGRRLRGELVPELLARWAGPGWPGAAEAQRYAAAMSTPWASRAAVERHRWEVRSPLRRDGRRLRAALERPLSVPVLQLHGELDGLLPPRAARPPAAWAGPQHRFEVLPGVGHFLAEEAPAVVTARLLAWLAEVLPSR; the protein is encoded by the coding sequence GTGGTGCTCCTGCACGGCTTCCCGCAGCACTGGTGGGCCTGGCGTCACCAGATCACCGCCCTCGCGGACGCCGGGCACCGCGTCGCCGCCATGGACCTGCGCGGCAGCGGGGCCAGCGACAAGACGCCCCGCGGCTACGACACGACGACGCTGGCCGCCGACGTCGGCGGCGTGGTGCGGGCGCTCGGCGCGTCCCGGGCCGTCGTCGTGGGGCAGGGCCTCGGCGGGCAGGTCGCCTGGGCCATGCCCGCGCTCGAGCCCGCCACGACCGTCGCCGTCGGCGTCCTGTCCGCCGCGCCCCCGACGGCGGCCCCCCTGGCCGCCCTCGCGCCGCGGCACGTCGTCAGCCACCGGCACACCGTCGGCCTGCAGCTCCCGCTCGTCGCCGGGCGGCGCCTGCGGGGCGAGCTCGTCCCCGAGCTGCTGGCCCGCTGGGCGGGCCCCGGGTGGCCCGGGGCCGCCGAGGCGCAGCGCTACGCCGCCGCCATGTCGACCCCGTGGGCCTCCCGCGCCGCCGTCGAGCGGCACCGGTGGGAGGTCCGCTCCCCGCTCCGCCGGGACGGCCGCCGGCTGCGGGCGGCCCTCGAGCGGCCGCTCTCGGTGCCCGTGCTCCAGCTCCACGGCGAGCTCGACGGCCTCCTGCCGCCGCGGGCCGCCCGGCCGCCGGCCGCCTGGGCCGGTCCGCAGCACCGCTTCGAGGTCCTGCCCGGGGTCGGCCACTTCCTCGCCGAGGAGGCACCCGCCGTCGTGACGGCGCGGCTGCTGGCGTGGCTGGCCGAGGTCCTGCCCTCCCGCTGA